A section of the Lineus longissimus chromosome 1, tnLinLong1.2, whole genome shotgun sequence genome encodes:
- the LOC135494901 gene encoding tyrosine-protein phosphatase non-receptor type 13-like isoform X1, which yields MPGVSLEVALSEALEIKGCPLAEPEIWGVLCQSVEALQDLFIKDEAFNQTDDRPSYMISPDTLMLSGNGKVKFDELSLQKWQESKYAAPETFSAPILADVQLEKIYIYGLGMTLYEAADFGQGLHEKLKLSEDLDTLLYTMCENDPSSRITLAELLDACGQLAPSKTNHKPYSQYVTKLYKLVFGSLQNLTSIPSIPEEELEQVDQVFGAREEQGAKAKSPIPPGRKSRHTSGKAKSRVRSKSWNRGQGGNSSSDSTQPGLSVHNRSRKQNGYRPHSVGPEFPQNLDIPGSNTFDLRLSHSIGQELHRAPQHRRRHQMGFPDPGFPAHPYHHSDMALNNSRANSHRLRHTDSSRSAQPMDSTDNSVPLHGPGRPVSYTGSIQSVYERLRERRRRLEAIRGNMFYDEPIEPIYLSDTYSNSDISTEYGDRRSILSAANSYNQGVFRPDISSRYGPDVGLQLRMATSPEQDGSEFSDFPLQLPPDHSELPKDRNYRDSKHLHNRPHSMPEPVRVSRQEPLQSGTNGLPMEEEIAPTKEEAVQALVSMLNHAEPKSKSQKDLLQKKSSKQPKSTPPMRQKDAQSQKPRKFFGPEFIAKSSEPHIRLTMPNTQNVKNINSLKPLKILLLNGVIIDLVCDPSTTGKHLFDLVANHLALPEHYYFGLTYITDGEHMFLNHDTKLSKVAPASWKDQKGGTLDRPFTLYFRVKFYSEEISQLRHSSTKHLYYLQLRRDILEERTQCNEDDTMQLASIALQAEYGNYDTKTCGRNYFLPEHYVPARIMRRVGTAFVKDKLPSMHRSHHGVRELEAELLYLKEMQQLSEYGIHFYRIFKSKQDRVIPTWVGVNVNGISIAEKQGDTRVVLQRHPWSMTKKLSFNRKRFSVLPKSDTKNLKIDKLSYYTDSHKKGRYLLQFSTQQHDFQLREHTRSNIAEMIDEEMPMDYPEAVASDDDVYVDEPQEPDFEDYPSDKEYEDDAEMIEAQVEHGIENAPQNFADAGYYQNAEAYVHHRDKKRDLTPTLVVEPTDSSMDFNDHSSNETTPRIETSMHSPDKNEMKAFVVDASVKSVDQTLFPAGLHSETVSDTLHERFNNLPPPETQERRVIMVSLAKDREYGIGITIVGGESTSKLDLGIFIKSITPGGPAETGGQVQAGDRIIAVNGKSFEGIPHHKAVEIIRDSPSPVQLLVSQPVYADEPAKQTKRSTTPRSNTHSPRSGMSGNVTPVIDIQAKHVSPLNGIGSGEDSEVDMPPHESRVEARDARKMHTAPKTGLSPRLLDHGLPLMMGRSPVTAMMDKASTPILTISQESESEGSVDSEEDLADNILDRGTSHDVMATLKYEDRYEVVLQKINGSLGLNVTGGVNTSVRHGGIYVKSMVSNGAAELDNRIQVGDRVLEINDVLLSGVTHKLAVETLRNTPEVCRLVMERGVPTSAKPPTSSPGVSVLSNTPTSENSGESEKDYSLVTKDNTFIVELEKTAEGLGFSIVGGKDSHDDGIVCIPRIKNVFPNGAAARSRKMDVGDIILEVSDVKVKNLTHNEMIALLRSATHRVKLKLCRPLAGILPSVGEIQDADISAELDMLNSSTPNLSPANNHEYHALSPIGQSETQLSESEFPESSIMSSKYESPPIDSDANYDESYLSTDYYTDKSPVYSPSRDIDSASSLHPASSQSDVSVSSRESVIRSPLKNYSSKQLSMDTDTDMDEVSLNPGEIEVTLMKRDGGGLGFKVSGGADTTNGCYIKAIVQEPALSNGQLQPGDKLIKVNGTDVSHLGHHDAVNFLRGTPQVVTIRVYRPPTPVETLETSALITPRVQVDSEAEFGQEYPGDSDLSSSEPEEEDDGPAAVKALIANLESSKQGLIQPHSYGRKSPVTEEVEEEVLSPRSNAYLEMAVPERAESVASSIALWSDDGLERSESRPYIPQQQSTKAGSGNKNRQSGVIRLELEKNANGSLGFGLVGGEKGSSIGIFVKSIAPGGPADEDGRLKVGDRLLELNGENLIGMNPNKAVAILRKARGEVSIAVSRPAPSRPNSQAAKTFQLSDERDALRQYMASTPSSMPSSKPQTPAMISEEESDAMLSLIDSVKPMHERDFPISPAFSADSPASPMMSPGVMNSHDSDYDLESSSEEESEEKPHNGYQAKDSSDENANLTNRDVDLDIAGPKQSMYADADEESSSSFDDDIPLPEGSVNGTDDVDGADDDQTVVENHRAEIPDPVTDDWLHTLPIVKVAESGLYSGKNLESLIERMTAGIENDQPVEEYKSLRHVEPTDNCDIAKMPENKPQNRYRNVLPYDANRVTLSGPNNYINASDIKVSVGKHSHHFIACQGPLPNTTSDFWRMVWECRVSVIAMTTLDLEGGKVKCHRYWPQTIGASFSVENRYEVSLSKSETLEHFIINTIRMSDSETGMSRDVIHLNYTTWPDHGTPSSARPLLQYIQLMHLYHTTGPIVVHCSAGIGRTGALLTIDLVLAHMEKDLKFEIPSLVKELREQRQGMIQTKDQYVFCHIACLEALNSLCEEDS from the exons gctTGTGGCCAGCTCGCCCCTTCAAAGACTAACCATAAACCATACTCCCAATACGTCACGAAGCTCTATAAGCTGGTGTTTGGCAGCTTGCAGAAC CTCACCAGTATCCCCAGTATCCCTGAAGAGGAG TTGGAGCAAGTGGATCAGGTGTTTGGTGCCAGGGAGGAACAGGGAGCAAAGGCAAAGAGTCCAATTCCACCAGGTCGCAAATCACGCCACACTTCAGGGAAGGCCAAGTCTAGAGTCAGGTCAAAGTCATGGAATAGAGGCCAGGGAGGCAATA GTTCAAGTGACTCAACCCAGCCTGGACTTAGCGTTCACAATAGATCAAGAAAGCAAAATGGCTACCGGCCGCACAGTGTGGGACCTGAATTTCCACAAAATCTTGACATTCCTGGCTCAAATACGTTTGATTTGCGTCTGAGCCATTCGATTGGACAAGAGCTGCATCGTGCACCGCAGCATAGGCGCAGACACCAGATGGGATTTCCCGACCCAGGGTTCCCAGCACATCCTTATCATCACTCAGACATGGCTTTGAATAACTCAAGAGCAAACTCTCACAGGTTGCGCCATACGGACTCGAGTAGATCAGCACAACCCATGGACTCTACGGATAACTCAGTCCCCTTGCACGGTCCTGGGAGACCAGTGAGCTATACGGGATCTATTCAAAGTGTTTACGAGAGACTTCGCGAAAGGCGTAGACGCCTCGAGGCAATACGTGGTAATATGTTTTACGATGAACCGATTGAGCCAATATATTTGAGTGATACGTATTCAAACAGTGATATTTCTACGGAGTATGGGGACAGGCGCTCGATATTATCTGCAGCAAATTCATACAATCAGG GTGTGTTCCGTCCAGACATCAGTTCAAGATATGGACCCGATGTTGGGCTGCAGTTGAGAATGGCTACGTCCCCAGAACAAGACGGCAGTGAATTCAGTGACTTTCCCTTACAACTTCCTCCTGACCATTCAGAGCTCCCTAA GGACAGAAATTATCGGGATTCAAAACATCTGCATAACCGTCCTCATTCTATGCCAGAGCCTGTTAGAGTTTCTAGACAAGAGCCTCTGCAGTCAGGCACCAACGGGTTACCAATGGAAGAAGAGATAGCACCCACAAAGGAAGAAGCCGTCCAAGCCTTGGTATCGATGCTGAACCATGCAGAGCCTAAATCAAAATCACAGAAGGACCTCTTGCAGAAGAAATCCTCTAAACAACCGAAATCTACCCCACCTATGCGACAGAAAGATGCTCAATCACAAAAACCAAGG aaattttttggACCAGAGTTCATCGCCAAAAGTAGTGAGCCGCACATCAGACTGACCATGCCAAATACACAA AATGTGAAGAACATCAACTCCCTGAAGCCGTTGAAGATCTTATTACTGAATGGCGTGATCATAGATCTTGTGTGCGATCCAAGCACGACTGGGAAACATCTTTTTGACCTCGTAGCTAATCATCTGGCTCTGCCTGAACATTACTACTTCGGACTGACCTACATTACTG ACGGAGAGCACATGTTCTTAAATCATGACACCAAGCTCAGCAAAGTCGCCCCAGCCAGTTGGAAGGACCAGAAAGGAGGCACCCTGGACCGTCCGTTTACACTATACTTCAGGGTGAAGTTTTATAGTGAAGAGATCAGCCAGCTTAG ACATTCCTCAACCAAGCATCTGTACTACCTTCAACTCCGTCGTGACATCTTGGAGGAGCGGACCCAATGTAACGAGGATGACACCATGCAACTCGCCTCCATAGCTCTACAGGCAGAGTACGGAAACTACGACACCAAGACCTGTGGTCGCAATTACTTCCTACCAGAACATTATGTGCCAGCGCGGATTATGCGGCGGGTGGGGACAGCCTTTGTTAAAGATAAACTGCCGAGTATGCACCGGAGTCATCATGGTGTTCGGGAGCTGGAAGCGGAACTACTCTATCTTAAG GAAATGCAGCAGCTCTCTGAGTATGGAATCCACTTTTACAGGATATTTAAG AGTAAACAGGATCGAGTCATACCAACTTGGGTTGGCGTTAACGTTAACGGGATCAGCATTGCCGAGAAACAAGGTGACACACGCGTGGTACTTCAGCGACATCCCTGGTCGATGACAAAGAAACTTTCTTTCAATCGAAAGCGATTTTCAGTTCTTCCCAAGTCGGACACTAAAAATCTCAAGATAGATAAACTAAGCTACTACACAGACAGCCACAAAAA ggGACGTTATTTGCTTCAATTTAGTACACAACAACATGATTTCCAACTGAGGGAGCACACACGCTCCAACATTGCTGAAATGATAGATGAAG AGATGCCAATGGACTACCCCGAGGCAGTTGCTTCTGATGATGACGTTTATGTCGATGAGCCTCAGGAGCCAGACTTTGAGGATTACCCTAGCGACAAGGAATATGAGGATGATGCAGAAATGATAGAAGCACAG GTTGAACATGGCATTGAGAACGCTCCCCAGAACTTTGCGGACGCAGGTTACTACCAGAATGCTGAGGCGTATGTCCACCACCGTGATAAAAAGAGAGACTTGACTCCTACCCTGGTGGTCGAACCTACAGA TTCCTCAATGGACTTCAACGACCACTCATCGAATGAGACCACTCCAAGGATAGAGACCAGCATGCACTCGCCAGACAAGAATGAAATGAAAGCTTTCGTGGTTG ATGCAAGTGTCAAGTCTGTTGACCAGACACTGTTTCCAGCAGGTTTACACAGTGAGACAGTATCTGACACCCTGCATGAGCGCTTTAACAACCTCCCACCTCCTGAGACGCAGGAGAGAAGAGTCATCATGGTATCACTTGCAAAAGATCGAGAATACGGTATCGGAATAACGATTGTCGGTGGTGAAAGTACAAGTAAACTTGACCTGGGTATTTTCATAAAGTCGATTACGCCTGGTGGACCTGCTGAGACGGGGGGCCAAGTTCAAGCTGGTGACCGCATTATCGCTGTTAATGGGAAGAGTTTCGAAGGTATTCCACATCACAAGGCTGTGGAGATCATCCGAGATTCTCCTTCACCTGTTCAGCTCCTTGTGTCACAGCCAGTCTATGCAGATGAACCAGCCAAACAGACCAAGAGGTCCACTACTCCTCGGAGTAACACACATTCACCTCGTTCAGGGATGTCTGGGAATGTCACACCAGTCATTGATATACAAG CTAAACATGTGAGTCCATTGAATGGTATAGGATCTGGTGAGGACTCCGAGGTTGACATGCCACCTCATGAGAGTCGCGTCGAGGCGAGGGATGCCCGTAAGATGCACACGGCACCAAAAACCGGGTTGAGCCCTCGTCTCCTTGACCATGGTCTCCCACTCATGATGGGGCGCTCGCCAGTCACGGCCATGATGGATAAAGCATCGACACCTATACTTACAATATCCCAAGAATCTGAGAGTGAAGGTTCCGTAGACAGTGAGGAGGATTTGGCGGACAATATCCTCGACCGCGGCACTTCTCATGATGTCATGGCTACCCTCAAGTACGAGGATAGATATGAAGTTGTCTTGCAGAAGATTAATGGGAGTTTGGGGCTTAATGTCACG GGTGGTGTGAACACCAGTGTTAGGCACGGTGGGATCTACGTCAAGTCCATGGTGTCTAACGGGGCTGCTGAGCTGGACAACCGAATACAAGTCGGTGATCGGGTCCTGGAGATTAATGATGTTCTCCTTAGCGGTGTCACACATAAACTGGCGGTGGAGACATTAAGGAACACTCCTGAAGTATGTCGACTTGTTATGGAGCGAGGTGTCCCAACCTCGGCCAAGCCCCCAACCTCATCTCCAGGTGTCAGCGTGCTTTCGAATACACCAACATCTGAAAACTCGGGTGAATCTGAAAAGGACTACTCGTTGGTGACGAAAGATAATACTTTCATTGTGGAACTGGAAAAAACTGCAGAAGGTCTTGGTTTCAGTATTGTTGGAGGCAAAGACAGTCACGATGATGGTATTGTGTGTATTCCCAGGATCAAGAATGTATTTCCGAATGGTGCTGCTGCGCGAAGTCGCAAGATGGATGTCGGTGACATCATTCTGGAAGTGAGCGATGTGAAAGTGAAGAATCTCACTCATAATGAGATGATAGCTCTACTGAGATCAGCTACCCATCGTGTGAAGTTAAAGTTGTGTCGGCCACTGGCTGGGATTCTGCCCTCTGTCGGAGAAATTCAG GATGCTGATATCTCTGCTGAATTGGACATGTTAAACTCGTCGACTCCGAACCTGTCACCAGCCAACAACCATGAGTACCACGCACTCTCCCCGATTGGGCAATCGGAAACCCAACTCTCAGAATCAGAATTTCCAGAGTCCAGCATCATGTCTTCCAAGTATGAATCCCCACCAATAGACTCTGATGCTAATTACGATGAGAGTTACCTGTCCACGGACTACTACACTGACAAATCTCCGGTGTATTCACCATCCCGCGATATAGATTCAGCTTCCTCCCTTCACCCTGCCAGCAGCCAATCAGATGTGAGTGTGTCATCTCGAGAGTCGGTGATACGGTCGCCGCTGAAGAACTATTCTTCCAAGCAGCTGTCAATGGATACAGATACAGATATGGATGAAGTGTCACTGAACCCTGGG GAGATAGAGGTGACCCTAATGAAGAGAGACGGTGGAGGTTTAGGGTTCAAGGTGTCAGGTGGAGCAGACACAACCAATGGGTGCTATATCAAGGCCATCGTACAGGAGCCAGCTCTCTCGAATGGACAGCTACAGCCTGGAGATAAATTAATCAAA GTTAATGGTACTGATGTGTCGCACCTTGGCCATCATGATGCTGTTAACTTCCTACGTGGGACGCCCCAAGTCGTCACTATCAGGGTGTACAGACCTCCAACTCCTGTAGAAACATTGGAGACGTCTGCATTGATAACACCAAGAGTTCAG GTTGATTCGGAAGCTGAGTTTGGCCAGGAATACCCAGGAGATAGTGACCTCTCATCAagtgaaccagaagaagaagatgatgggCCTGCCGCTGTGAAGGCGTTGATCGCTAATCTTGAGTCGTCCAAGCAAGGTCTCATACAGCCTCATTCGTATGGTCGCAAATCACCAGTGACTGAGGAAGTCGAGGAGGAAGTGTTGAGTCCACGGAGTAACGCCTACCTCGAAATGGCTGTGCCTGAACGAGCGGAGAGTGTGGCCTCTTCTATAGCACTGTGGTCAGATGATGGGTTGGAGAGGTCAGAGTCAAGACCGTATATACCACAG CAACAAAGCACCAAAGCTGGATCAGGTAACAAAAATCGCCAG AGTGGTGTGATCCGTCTGGAGCTAGAGAAGAATGCCAACGGTAGTCTTGGCTTTGGTCTCGTCGGTGGTGAGAAGGGATCATCTATCGGGATATTCGTCAAATCCATCGCTCCGGGTGGACCTGCTGATGAGGATGGGAGACTGAAGGTTGGAGATCGCCTCCTTGAG TTAAATGGAGAAAACTTGATCGGAATGAACCCAAACAAAGCTGTTGCCATCCTACGGAAAGCTCGGGGGGAAGTGTCCATTGCAGTATCTAG GCCAGCACCATCCCGACCAAACAGCCAAGCAGCCAAGACCTTCCAGCTGAGTGATGAAAGAGATGCGCTCCGGCAATACATGGCATCGACGCCGTCCTCCATGCCAAGTAGCAAGCCACAAACGCCAGCCATGATCAGTGAGGAAGAATCCGACGCAATGCTCAGCCTCATAGACTCTGTCAAACCGATGCATGAACGCGACTTCCCAATATCCCCTGCATTTTCGGCAGACTCCCCTGCTTCCCCGATGATGTCACCGGGAGTGATGAACAGTCATGATTCAGATTATGATCTGGAGTCTTCCAGTGAGGAAGAGAGTGAGGAGAAGCCTCACAATGGTTACCAAGCAAAGGACTCAAGTGATGAGAATGCTAATCTTACAAACCGTGACGTGGATTTAGATATCGCAGGACCAAAACAAAGCATgtatgctgatgctgatgaggAGTCGTCTTCATCGTTTGATGATGACATCCCATTACCTGAAGGAAGCGTTAATGGTACTGATGATGTGGATggtgctgatgatgatcaaactgTGGTTGAGAATCACCGAGCCGAGATTCCCGACCCGGTGACTGATGATTGGTTGCACACACTGCCCATTGTCAAGGTAGCTGAGAGTGGTCTCTACAGTGGAAAGAATCTGGAGTCTCTGATCGAGAGGATGACTGCTGGGATAGAGAATGACCAACCTGTTGAGGAGTATAAG AGTTTGCGGCATGTGGAACCTACCGATAATTGCGATATTGCCAAGATGCCTGAAAATAAACCCCAGAATCGATATAGAAATGTGCTACCAT ACGATGCAAACCGTGTTACACTTTCTGGTCCAAACAACTACATCAACGCCAGCGACATTAAAGTCAGTGTTGGAAAACACTCCCACCACTTTATAGCCTGCCAAGGTCCCCTGCCAAACACGACCAGTGATTTCTGGCGCATGGTCTGGGAGTGTCGAGTATCAGTCATCGCCATGACAACATTAGATCTGGAAGGAGGCAAGGTCAAGTGTCATCGATATTGGCCACAAACAATAGGTGCTTCATTCAGTGTAGAAAATAG GTACGAAGTTTCACTGTCAAAATCTGAAACTTTGGAGCATTTTATAATCAACACAATCAGAATGAGCGACAGCGAGACTGGTATGAGTCGAGACGTCATCCACCTGAATTACACAACTTGGCCAGATCATGGGACACCATCCTCAGCAAGACCGCTGTTACAGTACATACAACTCATGCACTTGTATCACACCACTGGCCCCATTGTAGTCCACTGTAGTGCAGGAATTGGAAGAACGGGCGCGTTGTTGACCATAGACCTGGTGTTAGCTCACATGGAGAAAGATTTGAAG TTTGAAATTCCGAGCCTTGTGAAAGAGCTGAGAGAACAACGCCAAGGGATGATCCAGACCAAGGACCAGTACGTGTTCTGCCACATTGCTTGCCTCGAAGCCTTGAACAGTCTGTGCGAGGAAGACAGCTGA